A part of Chroicocephalus ridibundus chromosome 5, bChrRid1.1, whole genome shotgun sequence genomic DNA contains:
- the HAND2 gene encoding heart- and neural crest derivatives-expressed protein 2, giving the protein MSLVGGFPHHPVVHHEGYPFAAAAAAAAAAASRCGHEENPYFHGWLISSHPEMSPPDYSMALSYSPEYANGAPGMDHSHYGGVPPGNGPPGLGGPRPVKRRGTANRKERRRTQSINSAFAELRECIPNVPADTKLSKIKTLRLATSYIAYLMDLLAKDDQNGEAEAFKAEIKKTDVKEEKRKKELNEILKSTVSSNDKKTKGRTGWPQHVWALELKQ; this is encoded by the exons ATGAGTCTGGTGGGCGGCTTCCCCCACCACCCGGTGGTGCACCATGAGGGCTAccccttcgccgccgccgccgccgccgccgccgccgccgccagccgctGCGGCCACGAGGAGAACCCCTATTTCCACGGCTGGCTCATCAGCAGCCACCCGGAGATGTCCCCCCCCGACTACAGCATGGCTCTGTCCTACAGCCCCGAGTACGCCAACGGGGCGCCGGGCATGGACCACTCCCATTACGGGGGGGTGCCGCCCGGGAACGGCCCGCCCGGGTTGGGGGGGCCCCGGCCGGTGAAGCGGCGGGGTACGGCCAACCGTAAGGAACGGCGCAGGACTCAGAGCATCAACAGCGCCTTCGCCGAGCTCCGCGAGTGCATCCCCAACGTCCCCGCCGACACCAAGCTCTCCAAGATCAAGACCCTCCGCCTGGCCACCAGCTACATCGCCTACCTCATGGACCTGCTGGCCAAGGACGACCAGAACGGGGAGGCGGAGGCCTTCAAGGCAGAGATCAAGAAGACAGACgtgaaggaggagaagaggaagaaagagctg aaCGAAATCTTGAAAAGCACAGTTAGCAGCAACGATAAGAAAACCAAAGGGCGGACGGGCTGGCCGCAGCACGTCTGGGCGCTGGAGCTCAAGCAGTGa